In Melospiza georgiana isolate bMelGeo1 chromosome 15, bMelGeo1.pri, whole genome shotgun sequence, one genomic interval encodes:
- the DND1 gene encoding dead end protein homolog 1 codes for MDEKIWKNKINEANKMALLAWEKETGIELVQINGQRRYGGPPPGWVGGPPPAGTEVYIARLPQDIYEDTLLPLFGSVGRLYEFRLMMTFSGMNRGFAYARYASRQDARSAIATFHRFQLRRGCAIVVCWSTQKRELLVSGLGASVSRRELEATLQRVTEGICSVTVHASPSQKQAKLAVLKYRSHQAAALAKKTLMEGTLRLGKAKMMVEWLNPQLKQKLQLCEEEPPSSWVQGGESPAVPPPLSLQNVLHCLNTLCWKHHLRTPLIRTKCVQVNPNGWQHFWYQVAIPGSHVPVSGFMWISPDRQGQSEHEKAKVVAALHLLRVLAESLGPVTDRSQSLWRQPCAPTPKGLLCSRTLSRPSPACPPILGHLPRGPLPP; via the exons ATATGGAAGAACAAAATCAACGAGGCCAACAAGATGGCCCTGCTGGCCTGGGAGAAGGAGACGGGCATCGAGCTGGTGCAGATCAATGGGCAGAGGCGCTACGGGGGCCCTCCCCCAG GCTGGGTGGGCGGCCCGCCGCCGGCCGGCACCGAGGTGTACATCGCCAGGCTGCCGCAGGACATCTACGAGGACACGCTGCTGCCGCTGTTCGGGAGCGTGGGGCGGCTCTACGAGTTCCGCCTGATGATGACGTTCAGCGGGATGAACCGCGGCTTCGCCTACGCCCGCTACGCGTCCCGGCAGGACGCGCGCAGCGCCATCGCCACCTTCCACCGCTTCCAGCTGCGCCGCGGCTGCGCCATCGTCGTCTGCTGGAGCACGCAGAAGCGCGAGCTGCTCGTCAGCGGCCTGGGCGCCTCAGTGAGCCGGCGGGAGCTGGAGGCCACGCTGCAGAGGGTCACCGAGGGCATCTGTAGTGTCACCGTGCACGCCAGCCCCTCGCAGAAACAGGCCAAGCTCGCAGTGCTGAAGTACAGGTCGCaccaggctgctgccctggccaaGAAAACTCTGATGGAAG GGACCCTGAGGCTCGGCAAAGCAAAGATGATGGTGGAATGGCTGAATCCCCAGCTgaagcagaagctgcagctctgtgaggaggaGCCACCATCCAGCTGGGTGCAGGGAGGtgagagcccagcagtgcccccgCCTCTGTCGCTGCAGAATGTGCTGCACTGCCTGAACACGCTGTGCTGGAAGCATCACCTGAGGACACCCCTGATCAGGACCAAGTGTGTCCAGGTGAACCCCAACGGGTGGCAGCACTTCTGGTACCAGGTGGCCATCCCAGGGTCCCACGTGCCCGTCAGTGGCTTCATGTGGATCTCACCAGACAGGCAGGGCCAGAGTGAGCACGAGAAGGCCAAGGTGGTGGCAGCCCTGCACCTTCTGCGGGTGTTGGCTGAGTCCTTG gGACCCGTCACGGACCGTTCCCAGTCCCTGTGGCGCCAGCCATGTGCCCCCACCCCCAAAggcctcctctgctccaggacCCTCAGCCgcccatccccagcctgtccccccATCCTGGGGCACCTCCCGCGGGGCCCCCTGCCCCCATAA
- the WDR55 gene encoding WD repeat-containing protein 55 isoform X2 — protein sequence MAAAMEEESPEAAAREPRVRDTPEDICLEATANAIALHPERPLLAAGDVDGDVYLYSYSCTEGENRQLWSSGHHLKSCRDAVFSQDGQKLFTVSKDKSIHILTTEEGRLETRFPKAHEAALNCVLPIDNHIFATGDDGGAVKVWDLRRGSAILEARQQEEYISAMAVDGNGKILLTASGDGTLGVFNVKRRRFELLSEPQNGDLTSVVLMKRGRKVACGSSEGTIYLFNWDGFGAASDRFALRAETIDCMVPITDSIVCVGSLDGVIRAVNVLPNRVLGCVGQHLGEPIEQLAVAADGKLLASSGHDQKVKFWDVSALGSMVVDDYRRKKKKGGPLRALSSKALGSGEDFFADLRDEAEPEAAEGGDSSDSDSD from the exons ATGGCGGCCGCCATGGAGGAG gagtCCCcggaggcggcggcgcgggAGCCGCGGGTGCGGGACACGCCCGAGGACATCTGTCTGGAGGCCACGGCCAACGCCATCGCGCTGCACCCGGAGCGGCCGCTGCTGGCCGCGGGGGACGTGGACGGCGATGTGTACCT GTACTCGTACTCCTGCACCGAGGGGGAGAACCGGCAGCTCTGGTCCTCGGGACATCACCTCAAGTCGTGCCGGGACGCGGTGTTCTCCCAGGACGGGCAGA AGCTTTTCACTGTGTCCAAGGATAAGTCCATCCACATTCTGACAACGGAGGAGGGACGGCTGGAAACGCGCTTCCCCAAGGCCCACGA agcagctctcaaCTGCGTGCTGCCCATCGACAACCACATCTTCGCCACGGGTGACGACGGCGGGGCAGTGAAGGTGTGGGACCTGCGCAGGGGCAGCGCCATCCTGGAGGCCCGGCAGCAGGAGGAGTACATCAGTGCCATGGCTGTGGATGGCAACGGGAAGATCCTGCTGACAGCCAG TGGTGATGGCACCTTGGGTGTCTTCAACGTGAAGAGACGGCGCTTTGAGCTGCTCTCGGAGCCGCAGAACGGTGACCTGACCTCTGTGGTGCTGATGAAG AGGGGGAGGAAGGTGGCGTGTGGCTCCAGCGAAGGCACCATCTACCTCTTCAACTGGGATGGCTTCGGGGCTGCCAGCGACCGCTTTGCGCTCAGGGCAGAGACCATTGACTGCATGGTGCCCATCACGGACAGCATCGTGTGCGTGGGGTCCCTGGACGGAGTCATCAG GGCGGTGAACGTGCTGCCGAACCGCGTGCTGGGCTGCGTGGGGCAGCACCTGGGCGAGCCCATCGAGCAGCTGGCCGTGGCGGCGGACGGGAAGCTCCTGGCCAGCAGCGGCCACGACCAGAAGGTGAAGTTCTGGGACGTGTCGGCGCTCGGCTCCATGGTGGTCGATGATTACCGGcggaagaagaagaagggagGGCCGCTGCGCGCCCTCAGCAGCAAGGCGCTGGGCAGCGGGGAGGATTTCTTCGCCGACCTGCGGGACGAGGCCGAGCCGGAGGCGGCGGAGGGCGGTGACAGCAGCGACAGCGACAGCGACTGA
- the WDR55 gene encoding WD repeat-containing protein 55 isoform X1, whose amino-acid sequence MAAAMEEEPQESPEAAAREPRVRDTPEDICLEATANAIALHPERPLLAAGDVDGDVYLYSYSCTEGENRQLWSSGHHLKSCRDAVFSQDGQKLFTVSKDKSIHILTTEEGRLETRFPKAHEAALNCVLPIDNHIFATGDDGGAVKVWDLRRGSAILEARQQEEYISAMAVDGNGKILLTASGDGTLGVFNVKRRRFELLSEPQNGDLTSVVLMKRGRKVACGSSEGTIYLFNWDGFGAASDRFALRAETIDCMVPITDSIVCVGSLDGVIRAVNVLPNRVLGCVGQHLGEPIEQLAVAADGKLLASSGHDQKVKFWDVSALGSMVVDDYRRKKKKGGPLRALSSKALGSGEDFFADLRDEAEPEAAEGGDSSDSDSD is encoded by the exons ATGGCGGCCGCCATGGAGGAG gagccccaggagtCCCcggaggcggcggcgcgggAGCCGCGGGTGCGGGACACGCCCGAGGACATCTGTCTGGAGGCCACGGCCAACGCCATCGCGCTGCACCCGGAGCGGCCGCTGCTGGCCGCGGGGGACGTGGACGGCGATGTGTACCT GTACTCGTACTCCTGCACCGAGGGGGAGAACCGGCAGCTCTGGTCCTCGGGACATCACCTCAAGTCGTGCCGGGACGCGGTGTTCTCCCAGGACGGGCAGA AGCTTTTCACTGTGTCCAAGGATAAGTCCATCCACATTCTGACAACGGAGGAGGGACGGCTGGAAACGCGCTTCCCCAAGGCCCACGA agcagctctcaaCTGCGTGCTGCCCATCGACAACCACATCTTCGCCACGGGTGACGACGGCGGGGCAGTGAAGGTGTGGGACCTGCGCAGGGGCAGCGCCATCCTGGAGGCCCGGCAGCAGGAGGAGTACATCAGTGCCATGGCTGTGGATGGCAACGGGAAGATCCTGCTGACAGCCAG TGGTGATGGCACCTTGGGTGTCTTCAACGTGAAGAGACGGCGCTTTGAGCTGCTCTCGGAGCCGCAGAACGGTGACCTGACCTCTGTGGTGCTGATGAAG AGGGGGAGGAAGGTGGCGTGTGGCTCCAGCGAAGGCACCATCTACCTCTTCAACTGGGATGGCTTCGGGGCTGCCAGCGACCGCTTTGCGCTCAGGGCAGAGACCATTGACTGCATGGTGCCCATCACGGACAGCATCGTGTGCGTGGGGTCCCTGGACGGAGTCATCAG GGCGGTGAACGTGCTGCCGAACCGCGTGCTGGGCTGCGTGGGGCAGCACCTGGGCGAGCCCATCGAGCAGCTGGCCGTGGCGGCGGACGGGAAGCTCCTGGCCAGCAGCGGCCACGACCAGAAGGTGAAGTTCTGGGACGTGTCGGCGCTCGGCTCCATGGTGGTCGATGATTACCGGcggaagaagaagaagggagGGCCGCTGCGCGCCCTCAGCAGCAAGGCGCTGGGCAGCGGGGAGGATTTCTTCGCCGACCTGCGGGACGAGGCCGAGCCGGAGGCGGCGGAGGGCGGTGACAGCAGCGACAGCGACAGCGACTGA